In Clarias gariepinus isolate MV-2021 ecotype Netherlands chromosome 21, CGAR_prim_01v2, whole genome shotgun sequence, the sequence tagatagtacaAAGAAATTTAAAAGTCTATTTAAATAAGATCAGCTAATAGATCTATATAATTATTTGGCATAGCACTTTTGACAAGATTTGACAAATaagttaatataaatgtaaatagagAATATTAGAAAGAAGGAGGGCAAAGAACTATTTCAGTGGTTAAGCCTGGCAGTACTTAGTAATGCTCAGTTCTATATTATGGCATTCACTAgctaatgatatatatatataaaacaatcataagaaaaaaaaggaaatagggTAAAGCTGTTCAACTTTAAAAGAAGAAGTGAAATTACAAATACAACCGCTACTTGTGTGAACACAGCCCCTGATCTCACCTTGCACACACTGGAACCACTGATAAAATCTAAAAGAAAAGACCAGAACTACAATTAAATCAGACATCTACAAATATTATATGCTATAAAACACCTCCAAACTGTTAATCATGCAATGTCTAGGAGAGTTAAATAAGAGCTGTGTTGGtatttgattaatattattCAGTGTATGTAACGTACAGTATACACTGAATAACACAATGAAAAGCTCTGATCCAGACATTAGCGATTGTGAGCTTAAATTCTAATAAGGACACAGTCAtccctggctgggaatcaaataaaaaaactggcCCTACAAAAGCATACTCCCTCTCCCTGCCAATTAATTTAACCCCAGTCAGTCTATGAGGTGATGGATTCAGTAGACAGTAAACGGCACGCTTCTCTCCCCTGTGATGCAACACCAGTTTGAAAAGATATGGTTGGCTGCCTTTGGAtgtctaaaataaaacatgtggcAAGGTTTTTGTCAAGGTTAACGCTCTGATCTGAGATCAGGAATAACACTAAAAAGAAGTAATTGTTGCTTCCAAGTACATTTACTTTTCTACAGACAGATAGGACGAATGGTCCCTTTTAAAATGTCGTGATTTGTTAGCAATTTCCCCAAGGGAATATTTGCATTTCTGAACAAAAGATGTTGCTTATGCATGTTTGTCATTCCAAAGCAGTTGTTAATTCATACAGGATAGCAGGAAttgcaattattaaaaaatgtaaagaaacacacacaaaatagaaTTAAACTTGAGAGATAGtactgcttttatttatttgtttgaataACAACTACTATGGAACTGTATCATCGACTGTATTATTAATACTGGAATAGGTTTAGTTGTTTACCTGATATAGGGACTGCAAATTGATGTTATTTTGACCTGTAGCATTCAATGCATTCATAGCCACTTCtctaaatcagaaaataaataataagcaaatagACAAggacaacaaaaataaacataaataatattatttaaacaatttagaATACAAAGGgggaaatactgtacatacattctTGGGTCTGGTCTGGGTGTGGGTAGCCAGTGATCAAAGTTTGTTTCAACCCGGTaccaacttaaaaaaagaaagaaaaaaaaaaaagaaattagtaTAGTTTATACACAGTACATATAGGATATTTATGTGTCCTGATATAATTCACTAACATGGTTCTTGCCCTGTGTTTATTCTAAGACTCTTACTCCGAATATGTTCATAGTGAATTTCCTTTTGACAGGCTTATTGCTGCTTGACTTTCCTGTCTTGCATCGTTGTGCAGTGATTTTCTCACTATGCGGTGTCAAACAGAAGAGGATTAAATCCCTTTTGAAGCCTGTttctctcaagatttcttcctcaTTTTACTTACCGCCAGCAGCTCTGGCTGGCTTATAACACATAACACAGTACTGTTACAAAGTCTTAGGTCTCAGTAGGTCAAActctcagggttttttttgcacactttGTTATACATCTTTATTTTACATGTAAGACTATATATGAaactatattttaagcaaagggTCGTCACACCAATAATTGACTCTATTTCAATtacgtttttttaatgtatggtTGAACATATTTATGCAGTATTATACAATCCAAACTGATTCATTTTATATCACTGCCTATTATGATATagattatactgtactgtatatgtgtgctgTACATGCTTCTGAGGAGCAAAAGAGGCTATATGCAACTGTTATTAAAATCACCACTTTTGTTTGAtttatattatatcattattttctcattttagCACAGAAATACACTTCTATTTGCATACAATTTCCATCTTTTATAAAACTgactatactgtattttatatgttatacatacagtggagaaaataagtatttgatcccctacagattttctaagtttgcccacttacaaagaaatgaagggtctatgattttttttatgggtttatggtaaaggattaagatggaatatcaaccaaaaatccagaaaaattaagttgcatttcaatgaggaaaataagtatttgatcctctaccaaccaacaataattctgtctctctctggtacacatattaatttaaaaaggtgcttctaacaacaatgtggtataTGTATAAAGCCACTtcccacaaaatctctatcttccattcaaacatcaccaccatcggcaagaccaaagcaagtcagaaacaagattttagacctgcaaaaggctggaatgggctacaagaccatcagctagaagcttggtgagaaagAGACAACTGCTGaagcgattatttacaaatgaaagaaatacaaagtaaccattaacggccctatatgcaagatttcaccttaTGAACTAAGAATAATCATGACaaaaatgagggaccagcccaggattacacgggaggagcttgtgaatgatctcaaggagttgggagcacagtcaccaaacaaaccattagTAACACAATACACCTTCACAgattgaaatccttcagcgcagcaaggcttcccctcctcaagcagacacatgtacagacccgtcTAAGGTTTACCAATGAACAGAaaaagattgggataaactgctgtggtcagatgagaccaaaatcgagctttgtcatcaactcgacttgctgttttcgggggaagaaaaatgctgaccatgacactaagaacaccacagtcctTACAGTCAAGCAcagaggtggaaacattatgctttgggactgtttctctgctaaaggtacagattgactttgaggccatgtgttgtaaaattttggataaGATTAAGATATTTACAGAAACATAGCAAGACAAGAAGTATTAAGTAttttgaaaaatggtgttatattatcctatctaaaaattcagttttcacctaggtgagacactttttatcaccaaaaaaatgttttggctgtatatttaattaacataatttgAATGAAGAATTTGTGCTAAATTAGACGATTTATTACATTCAATAGCTGTATAATGACCTTTTTGTTCATGGCAGTCAGCTTTAAgcttaaagcttaaaaaaaattattaagatCTGCTGATGCTTACTTTCCATTAAGTGTATCCAAAGGCCAAATATCTGCAGGGCCGCTCCTATCTCTGGTGATGACTACACCCTCTCCTGGATAAACACCGCCCACAATGTAGTACACACTACTAATAATGGGTATATTAGACAACTGTGTGACTGCATTTAGAAAGTCTGAGGCCTCCTCAAGGGTCTGGAAAACACAAATGTCATCAGAATTGATTTAACATGtctaaagtttaattaaatttttgtgtAGGTGAATATGCAAGTTTACCACTAATCTGATTGGCTTTAAAATAGCTAATATATTTTACCTCTCTCACTAGCCAGCTAACAGGAGAATTCTTTAACAAGACAGCTGAAATGACATTGTACCACCAGTGGCCTGCATCTGTAAGGAGAATATCTAGTGGTCATTTAAATACCTGTAAAATTAATGCAGTTAAAAGGATTTCAGTAAGTGCACTAACCCCGCTGATTCCCAGTCACAGTAAACTTGTTTTTACTTTGCCCAGTCCATAAACCGACATAACCAGCAAACGATGTGCCCCTGTAAATCACCTAGAACAAACATAGCAATACATTACCAACTTACAATTTTACAATCTTACAATCTTTTTCACTTGTATAAGAAGAATTCTTCATCTGACAAAGGGAGTgatgttgtactgtacataagatAATATCTGTAATAGTCACTCCGATAACTGCAGGTAAACATGCAAAACCTAATTAGGATCTCTTTAAGGCTGCATAAGCAGGCAGGGTTTGCATACCTCTCCATTTTTGATGAACTGAATATCAATCGTAAGATTCTTGAGCACCTCATGAGGATAGTCCAAGTTTCGTCCATGATAGATTGTTCCCTTGGTGTCTTGAGCCACAATACTGGTACAAAAcctataacaacaaaaaaagaaactgtatTATATCATTGAAGCCCTCACATAATCCACCATACACtgatatttaaattattcattcactCCCCTAACTTAAATCAAAGTTTTCAGATTATCTTAATTTATTATCACCTTACGCAGTGATCTGGAGTCTGTGTTGAGAAACATGAGACTGAAACATTTTGGGTAAAAAAGCCATTGTGGCATTATATGGCCCCAATTACTCCTACATACCCGGTAAATTATATCTAGCCCATGTACTGTAAACCTGGCTCATGTGTAGATCACGAATCAGGAGAAAATAAAGCccatacagtaatatacagtagttatgtGCCTAGTCATTTTGGTCAAAATTCATTCTGTAAATACAGCATTGCCCTGTTCATAATTTAATGATGGCACACAATATAAAAACGCAAGCAACAGAAATACATACGCAGAAACTTCATAAGCGAAGTTGAGCAGGAGGATGTCAGAGATGTCAGCGCCATACAAAGCTGCCATGCCTCTGATCTCAGCAGCATAGGGCTGTGGGGTAAACCGCTCCAGAGCTCTCACCACCGGTTTGATAGCATGGTGAACCCATGCTGGAACTGTGGaactacaaaacaaaaagttCCCCAAAGTTAAAGCAAACTTTGTTggacttaaaaacatttatttactcCTTTAGGAAAAGACACTCGAGGTAGATAGACAAGTTATTGCAACTAACATATCTGAAGTGTCTTCACTGTGAAACatgctattttaattataatctaATTGAAAGTCtagatattttttgttttagcaaATATGAGCTCAGATTTAATTGTTCCattttcacaatacaaattttttCTAGGTTTTAGGtaatatgtaaatgttaatatactgtatgtgggtcATTCTACAAAATTGGTGGAAGTTTCTGTCACTTACGTAGTTTTGCTGatgctaaaattatttaaattaccaTAACAgacaaattatttacattactTACATGTTTACAAAATCTAGTTTGCACttgcaataataaaaacacattttcttactTAAATGTTCAATGCTCCCCTTACTATGTCATTGGTGTTACtattacacaaaatgttttattctaaaatacTTTTCGCAATTTTAAATTGTTCCTGTGCCTGAGCTCACTAACACTGGACAAATGCAAATGGTATGTCAGATGTCTCTCttcatttgtttagaaatgtcaTCATTTATTTTGACACTAAGCTTATTTTATGCTAAGCTTTTTAAGTGCATCATTGGTATTAATGTCAAAGGTTAGACATGAAAACAGATCATATCtaataataaatcacttttGACATCATTGAAAACCATGTGGTCTTACATTAGAATAATTATAGGATAATTAAATGTGCATGTCATCTTTATAAATAGCTAACTGAAGGTTTTAGGGCTGGTTTAATTTCCTATAAAATCACACTTAAAATGAATGACAGTTTGTCTAAGGAATAAAAGCATGTTGGAGAATGCGGCTCACTCACTCGATCACCTGAGCTGCTGCTTTCTGGAGGAAATCTTTACTGTACAGGTCTTTAAGCGGCAACCATCTGATCTCCGGAGCCCGGTCCAGACTGATGTTCACCAGCGGCGGGGAAAAGTTCGCAGCGCAAACCGTCAGTGTGAAGAGCAGACAAAAAACCTGCATGATTAAAAGCCGGGATCGTGTTTTGGCTCACGCCGCGATTCACACTGGTTTAGCTGATACTGGGTAACGCTGGTAACGTTCATGTCTACATGTTGACAAAACTTCCGCGTTAACGCTACACATCAGTAAGAAGGCGTGGCTTGACAAGCATATAAGGAAATGTGGGCGTGTCATTGTCAggcgaaaaaaaaacattcagtatttGATTCTTCGAActtggggctcgaacccccgaacagtaacccagtaacccacagccttaactgaCTGAGCCATCACTCCACCAGTGCTTGTatggcacttttaacaattgtcaagcagctttacacaagcaAAAGAAATTGCGTGCTTTGTGTGGTGGTTGAACATGACTAACCATTGACAACAAGAGTCAGGGATTGCATGCATTTGTAACAAAGCATTGAAAGGCTGTTTTAAGCTGTATCATAATTACAGAACAAACCATTAGCAGAACAACCCAGCATTAAAAGGGCATCGAGCTAAGCTTCTTAAAGTAAAACCAAGAAAAGACCTTTAATCTCTTACAGCTAAAATGATTCTGTATCATTTCGAATAATACAGTggacattataaaaaaatgtaaacaggaATTTTTGTTCCTAACTGTAACAATTTTGTGTACTGTTATGCAAGTAAAATATAacttgtttatatttgttttacttaattctatacatgcaataTTACTGTTGTGCAAATCAAAGGAAAAATCTTCGCCAATCTTGGGGCATGAGGGCCCCAGGTCCTGACTTTGCTGGGGCCCCCCAAAATGGTAAACATGAACCCATTGCAaagcgtgcgcgcgcgcacacacacacacgcacacacacacacacacactgtggccaGAGAACTGCCAATCAcctgatattttctctttttcagaccattctctgtaaaccctagagatggttgtcTGAAAATCCAAGTAGAGCAGCAGTTTTCGAAAAACTCAGACCAGTTTGTCTGCCATCAACAACCATGGCATGTTTGAAGTCACATAAAT encodes:
- the LOC128509616 gene encoding N-acylethanolamine-hydrolyzing acid amidase-like, which gives rise to MQVFCLLFTLTVCAANFSPPLVNISLDRAPEIRWLPLKDLYSKDFLQKAAAQVIDSTVPAWVHHAIKPVVRALERFTPQPYAAEIRGMAALYGADISDILLLNFAYEVSAFCTSIVAQDTKGTIYHGRNLDYPHEVLKNLTIDIQFIKNGEVIYRGTSFAGYVGLWTGQSKNKFTVTGNQRDAGHWWYNVISAVLLKNSPVSWLVRETLEEASDFLNAVTQLSNIPIISSVYYIVGGVYPGEGVVITRDRSGPADIWPLDTLNGNWYRVETNFDHWLPTPRPDPRIEVAMNALNATGQNNINLQSLYQILSVVPVCARTTVYTTVMSAAAPEKYRTVVRETCGKSLVMKVNGF